ACAATATCCTCTTAGGGTTATTAAGAACAACTTCTATCATTTCGCTTTTGGCATCCTCATTGACATCCGTTTTACCATACTTTTCTATGAATTTATAAATGGGATTCCTATTCTCCATATATTCCCATTATAGGTACGCGCATCATCATTATAAATTTTATGATTAAAGGTATCATTAAACTTTGCCACCAACTTCAATTAGCCCCTCGAAAGAGGATTTACTTTAAGCCTATGCTAAGGTTGGAGTTCTTCTCCATATCTAGTTGTGGAAGGGGTTGAGACATCAAGTTTTAAAGGAATTGGAAAGGGGAATTTTGTTTAACCGATTTAAACTCACTTAGGTAGGTTTCCATTTCAGCTAATCCAGGCTTCTCTGGAATTATGGACACCATAGAACATGTATTCGTATCCAACCCTTATCAAGCTTAGGTAATTTGCAGATCCCTCTTCATTTAGAGTCCAATTACACCATCCCTAATTATGGCTACCTAGACTTTTCACCATCTAACCTATAATGAGTTCAGTTGTAGCTGCAAACTCATCTCCCATAACTTGCATTTTAACTTTCAAGTGGCATCCATATGCATCCTTCATCCCCTATAATCGACTATTGGTTTTAAACTTTATACTCCTATAGTCCCGTTCACTTATTGCATGTCCATGTGAAGTGTGGTGGGTTATTGTTCGAAAATCTTAATCTATAAAGTAGCTTAAAATATTTAGGTTTGTTATGGCTAAAGTGCGCGCTTTTGGCGGTGGAAATCAGGTTGATGAGGGAGGGCTTAAGTTTAATTTAAGAGAGCTTGGGGGTGCTTTAGGAGATTTTGGGCCGCTGCATCCACTCTTTTTAACTTATGTTAAAATTCTCAATCTTGATCCTGCAAATATAATGTTTGTTATGGGTGTTTCCAACTTGATCATAGGAATATACTATAAGCTCCCACTTCCAATTGAACCTATGAAGGCTATTGCAATATATGCTCTTTCCTCTAAATGGGATGCAACCTTAGTTTACGCCACATCGTTTGGTACGGCATTGGTATGGTTACTATTATCTACCACAGGTTTTTTGGATAAAATTTTATGGATTGTTCCAGAATGCGTTGCCCGTGGCATACAGCTTGCTCTAGCAATATACCTCCTAATGGAATCTGTAGAGCTCATGCAAACATCAATCCTACTCTCCCTCATCTCAATAGCGATAATCGCTCTATGCACAGCGATTCGTAAGAGGAAATTTATTCCAGCCACAATCATTTTATATT
This Candidatus Methanomethylicota archaeon DNA region includes the following protein-coding sequences:
- a CDS encoding putative sulfate/molybdate transporter — encoded protein: MAKVRAFGGGNQVDEGGLKFNLRELGGALGDFGPLHPLFLTYVKILNLDPANIMFVMGVSNLIIGIYYKLPLPIEPMKAIAIYALSSKWDATLVYATSFGTALVWLLLSTTGFLDKILWIVPECVARGIQLALAIYLLMESVELMQTSILLSLISIAIIALCTAIRKRKFIPATIILYCIGILIALQNDGGIATLSLHIPKIHFFTINDTLRGMLEVGFTQVFLTLSNAVIATRIAVNERFSRKIKDGQLALNMGLMNL